The Bacillota bacterium genome includes the window TCCTTTGGCAAGCCGTCCACGGTGATCTGGGGCGCTCTTGGCTGACCGAGACCCCGGTCGTCGAAGAGGTCCTGGCCCGCTTCCCCCACACCGTCGAGCTGACCCTCCTGGCCATGGTCATCTCCACCATCGTCGGGGTCGTGGTCGGAATCATCTCCGCCGTCCGGCAGTACTCCTGGTTCGACCACCTGTCCATGATCGGGGCCCTGATCGGCGTCTCGACCCCCATCTTCTGGCTCGGCCTCATCTTCATCTCCATCTTCTCGATGAAGCTCGGCTGGCTCCCGGTGGCCGGCCGGATCGACCTGACCCTCGGGTTCGAACCGAAGTCAGGCTTCTATGTCTTCGAGGCGATCCGGTCGGGCCAATGGGCGATCCTCAAGGACCTCCTCAAGCACATCATCCTCCCGGCCGTGGCCCTGGCGGCCTACTCGATGGGTCTGGTCGCCCGGATGACCCGCTCGAGCCTGCTGGAGACGATCCGGCAGGATTACGTGCGAACGGCCCGGGCCAAGGGTCTGGCCGAACGGGTCGTGGTCCTGAAGCACGCCCTCAAGAATGCCCTCATCCCGGTGATCACCGTGGTCGGCCTGCAGTTCGGGTACCTTCTCAGCGGGGCCGTCCTGACCGAGACCATCTTCTCCTGGCCCGGCGTCGGCAGCCTGGCCGTCAACGCGGTCCAGAACGCCGATATGCCGCTGGTCGAGGGCTGTGTCCTCCTGGTCTCGCTGGTCTTCGTCCTGGTCAACCTGGTGGTCGACGTGACCTATGCCTTCGCCGACCCGCGGATCCGGTACAGTTGAGGGGAGCGGGTACCGATGACGAGACTTGGACGACTGCGGCAGAAGGTGGCCGAGAACTGGCGGCCCTTCTGGCGGCGGATCCGTAAGCATAAGCTGGCCGTAGCCGGCGGCGCCTTCTTCCTCTTCCTCATCTTCCTGGCTGTCTTCGCCCCCCTGGTCGCCCCGCACAGCCCCTACTCCGCCGACTTCGAGCACGCCTTCGAGGGGCCGACCCTGGCCCACCCGCTGGGGACCGACGAGATCGGTCGCGACGTCCTCTCCCGGATCATCTTCGGCACCCGGCTGTCCCTGGCTGTCGGGGTCATCTCGGTGGCCCTGGCCCTGGTCATCGGGGTCTTCTTGGGGGCCGTCGCCGGCTTCTTCGGGGGCTGGGTCGACAACGTGATCATGCGAGCGATGGACGTCCTCCTTGCCTTCCCGGCCATCCTGTTGGCCATCGCCATCATGGTCCTGCTCGGCCCGGGCCTGGAGAAAGCGATGGTCGCCATCGGCATCGTCAGCATCCCGGGGTACGCCCGGATCGTCCGCGGCTCGGTCATGTCGATCAAGGAGAACGAGTACATCGAGGCCTCCCGGGCCATCGGCCTGGCCAACTGGGGGATCATCTGGAAACACGTCCTGCCGAACATCCTCGCCCCGATCATCGTCCGATCGACCCTCGGGGTCTCCGAGGCCATCCTCGATGCCGCCGCCCTCGGCTTTCTGGGGCTGGGGGCGCAGGCCCCCAAGGCCGAGTGGGGGGCGATGCTCAGCCGCGGCAAGAACTACCTCTACACCTCACCCCACCTGGTCTACTTCCCGGGCGTGATGATCACCATCACCGTCCTGTCGCTCAACCTCTTCGGCGACGGCCTGCGCGACGCCCTCGACCCGCGGCTGAAGGTCTGAACTGAAGGAGGGACGACCGTGGGAAGCGGAGTCTACGAGGCCCTGGCCCAGGCCCTTGACCGGCTCCCGAACGGGTTTCCGAGGACCGGCAGCGGGGTCGAGATCGAGATCCTGAAGGAGATCTTCACGCCCGAGGAGGCGGACCTCGCCGCCCGCCTCTCGGAGCTGGCCGAAACGCCCCAGGAAGTGGCGGCAAGGCTGACCCTCGACCCCGAGGAGGTCGGGGGTAGGCTCAGGTCGATGGCCGAGCGCGGCCTGATCTGGGCCGGGCGGTTCGGCGGCCGGCGCGGGTTCCGCCTGGCCCCCTTCATCGTCGGCTTCTACGAGGCTCAGCGGGAGACGATGAGCCACCGCCTGGCCCACCTGGTCGAGGAATACGCCGACTCGCCGGAAGGGATGCGGACCCTGATGACGGTGACTCCGGCCCTCCACCGGGTGATGCCGGCCCACGGGGCGGTCAAGTCAGAGTGGGTCCTCCCCTACGATGACGTCAAGGGTCTGCTCCTGGAGGCGAAGAGCTTTCGCCTGATCGACTGCATCTGCCGGCACCAGCAGGACCTGCTCGGCCGGCGGAAGTGCGCTTTCCCGGTCAGGGCCTGCATGGTCTTTTACTTTACAGAGCGCCCGCCTGGCCCGGACAGTGTCTCCCGCGAGGAGGCCCTGGCAACGCTGGACATGACCGAGAAGGTCGGTCTGGTCCACACGGTCAGTAACGTCGTCAAAGGTCTGTATTACATCTGCAACTGCTGTGGGTGTTGCTGCGCCATCCTCCGCGGGGTGACCCAGCACGGGATCAAGCAATCCGTGGCCTGCGCGAACTACTTCGCCACCGTCGACCCCGGGCTCTGCTCCGGATGTGCCGATTGCCAGGGGCGCTGCCAGGTCGGGGCGATCGCCGTGGCCGGCGACTCGGCCGTGGTCGACCGCTCAAAATGCATCGGCTGCGGGCTCTGCGTCACCGGCTGCCCGACCGGAGCCGCCGAGCTGAAGCTGAAACCGGAAGACGAGATCATCACTCCTCCGGAAGACTTTGCGGCCTGGGAGATTCTGCGCCGGGCCAATCGCGGGCGCCAGAAGACCGGCCAGGTTTGAGGATGACGCGAGAAAGAAGACCGGCGGCCCTTGGGCCGGCGGTCTTTTCTTTCCCTTCGCGGCGCTAACAAAACCCCAGGTTACCTGGGCATACTAGCAACGGTGGCCGCTTTACGTCGGACGCGCCATCAAAGGGGTGAGTTGAATGGCTCAGGGACAGAGTGACAAGCAGGTCATGTCGGACCGTTTGAAGATGGAGTTGGCTAGAGAGCTGGGTGTGGCCGCCATCGTCGAGCGCGAAGGCTGGGGTGCCGTCCCGGCCAAGGACTGCGGTCGTCTGGTCAAGCTGGCCGTGGAACGGGCGGAACGGCTGCTGCAAGGGTCTGGCCGTTGACCATCCGCGGGCGCGGACGGGTGCCGGACACGGTCACCGGCCGCCGGCGGGCCCAGTGCCCGCCGGCGGTGGCTAATACCGGTCACGAAACACCCAACCCCCGGTCGTGACCGGGGGTTGTCGTCGCCGACGATGGAGCGTCTTACCCTGTCAACCAAGGTCTCGATGAGTCTCTTCATGGCGCCCTGAGGGGGCTTTCTCCGCATAGACATGACCCTCCATCGGGAGGTTAGTTCTGGAGGCGAGGTTCTTGTGAAAATGCTCGCAGAGATAGGCATGCACATCCTCAAGTCGGTCATCCTCTATGCGATCGTGCTGGCCGTCTTCCGCCTGATGGGGAAACGGTCGATGGGCCACATGGCCCCCTTCGACTGGGCCGTCCTGATCATGATCGGCGAGGCCGCCGCCCTGCCCATGGATCAGGAGGGATTCAAGATCGAACAGGGCGTCGTCCCGATACTGACCCTGACCGCCCTGCAATTGATCGTGGCCGAAGTCAACATGCACTGGCGGGGGTTCGAGCGGATCACCCAGGGCGTCGCCAAGCCCCTCATCAAGCAGGGCCGGCTGGTCAAGGACAACCTGTCCTTCGAGCGGATCACCGAGGCCGACCTGCAGATCGCGCTGAGGGAGAAAGGGATCACCAACCTCAACGAGGTCGAGGAGGCCAACCTCGAGCCGACCGGGAAGGTCAGCGTGATCAAGGTCAAGGACAAACGGGCCCTGACCCAGTCCGACATGGCTCAGGTGACCGCCGCCCGCCTCGACGCCATCCTCGAGGAGAACCTGCGGCGGCTGCAGGGCCGGGCCGAGCAGACGCTGGCTGAGATCAGCCGGCGCAAGAGCGGCGGCGGGTAGTCAAAGCGGCGCCCCCCTCGGGGGCGCCGCTTGGCATGACGCATTGCTCTTGGTTGGCCGGACGGAGCAGGTGGCTACTGCCGGAGTTCCTCAGGGACTCCGAAGATGGTGTAGTGGATGAACCGCCTCAGGCTTCCCTGAGCCGCTTCGTAGACCTCACGGGTCGACGTACCCAACCTCATCGCCATCAGGGCCAGCAGGGCCCAAGAGAGGGTGACCAGCTCCGGCGACTTCGACAAGTAGATGTTGAGGAACGGCAGGGCGACAAAGGCTAGCCCGAGCCCGAAGGAGACGTTGCGGGTGAGGGCATAGCAGGCGATGACCACGGCCAGGACGATGGTCAACTCCGGCGGCTGAGTGGCGGCGACCACGCCGAGGCTGGTGGCCGCGCCCTTCCCGCCCTTGAACCCTAGGAAGAACGGCCAGTTGTGGCCAACCACGGCCATGATCCCGGCCAGCATGATGGCGGCCTCTGACCAATTGCTCCAGCGGGCGAAGGCCACGGCCAAAACACCCTTGCCGGCGTCGACCAGGAAGGTGACGGCTCCCCAGAACGGTCCCAGGACTCTGAAGGCGTTCAGCGAGCCCATGTTCCTGGCGCCGACCCTGCGGATGTCGATCCCCTTAAGCCAGCGGCCGAGGAAGTACGCGGTCGGCATGGATCCGAAGAGGTAGCCGGAAAATGCGGCGCCAACCACACTTCTCCCCCCCTTGGGGCTCACGGCCCATCATCGCAGAGGACGACGGTCGTAATCGGCCACCCCAGACTGCTCGACCAGGGCAGGCTGGCGGTCACCCGATAGCGGCCGTCCTCGTCGGTGACGGTGCCTGGATTCGCCGGATGCATCGGTGGACCCAAGACTCTTTGATTCACCATCGGCGGCGGGTTCTCCTGCACGCCCTCGGCCGTCCCGGCCCCGTCGGGTCCCAGCCGGAAGACGCGGCAGAGGCCATTCCTCCCCCAGGCGGCGATGATCTGTTCGCCCGCCTGATCACCACCGGCGGCGACGGCGCCGATGAATCCGTCGTCGGGTTCCCATGTCCAGGTCAACCGCCCGGACCGATCGATGAGGTAGAGACCGCAGTTCTCCAGGTCATAGTCTCTCACCAAAACGAATCCGGTTCTCATCGCCAGGACCTGAGCGTGGCCGCCGAAAGTGGCCGACCAGAGCTTCTTCGGATATCGGGCGGACTCGGGCGCGGCCACCCGGATCAGGTTGGGCCCGGCGGCCCGCCAGACCGCCCGGAGGGTGATGTACTGGTAACGGAACAACTCGAAGCTGTAGCCCAGGTCGGCCAGGACGAGGACGGCCAGGAGGAGCCCGACCCGCTGGTGGCGGCGAAGGATGGCCGTCTGCGGACCGACGGCCGACGGTGATTCGACCCACCGGCCGCCGCCCGGGTGAACCTGTCCGGTCTCCCCGTAGAAGAGTCGCCTGACCCGGTTCTGCCAGGCGAAGTCGTAAACCACCCAGAAGGCCACGAGTCCGATGAGCACAAAAGCCGCCAAGGCCGCTTGAAACACGTGACCCACCCCCGCCAACGGGGACCCCGCCCCCCTCTCAAGATATGCCGCCGGAGATGGCTTGAAACCAAAGGCACGAGGCCCGGCAGCGCCGGCCTCGTGCCTCCCCATGATCCCACGCTTGCTAGCCGATGCTCCTGATGACCTTGCGAATGGCGTCAGATGAGCGCTGTAGACCAGTCTTCTCGTCTGGCTCGAGGCCGACATCGAGGATCCTTTCAACCCCGCCCCCGCCGATGACGCACGGGACGCTCATGAAGATGTCCCGCTGGCCGAATTCCCCGTCCAGGTAGGTCGATACGGAGAAGATCCGGTGCTGGTCGAGGATGACCGACTCGACCATCCTGGCGATCGAGGCGCCAGGGGCGTAGTAGGCGCTCCCCGACTTGAGCCGGCTGACGATCTCCTCGCCGCCCTTCCGCGTCCGTTCAGCTAGGCGGAGCAGGGTTTCGCGACCGAGGAGCCGCTCCGCCGGAACGCCTCCGACCGAGCACGAGTCGAGGAGGGGTACCATGTCGTCACCGTGGCCTCCGATGACCAGGGCGCTGACATCCTGGACGGCCACCTTCAACTCCATGGCGATGAAGGTCTGGAAGCGGCATGAATCAAGCAATCCCCCGAGGCCCATGATCCGGCTCTTCGGCAGTCCGGTGTGCTTGTATGTCAGGTAGCTCATGGTGTCGACGGGGTTGGTGACGATCAGGAGGAAGGCCTCAGGAGAAAGGGGAAGGGCGGCGTCGAGGACGTGCAGGAGGACTCTCGCGTTGTTCTGAGCCAACTGCTCCCGGGTCATCCCGGGCTTGCGGGCGCTCCCGGCGGTGATCACGATCATGTCGGAATTGGCGGTGTCGCCGTAATCATTGGTCCCGCTGATGGCGACGTCGAACCCGACGACGGGAGCCGCTTCCTGCATGTCCAGGGCCTTGCCCTGGGGGATTCCCTCGACCACGTCAAGGAGGACCGTATCGGCGACGTTCTTGGCCGCGCACAGCTGAGCGACGGTCGCACCGACGTTCCCGGCTCCGATGATGGTGACCTTCTTCCGGTTCATGACCCAATTCCCCTCCAGTGTCGTGGGTCGGCCGTCGCGAGACGGCCGCCCGCCAACAATAGCCGATGCTCCGATGGCGGGAACCTCTTCAGTGTTAGTCCTACGGACGGAATCAGGTCTAAGTTTGCCACGCCGACTCAAAAAACCTTCCTGCCAGCCACCAATGGAGTCGGGGGGCGACGGATCTCTGGGAATACACGAAGGAGGACCACCGGCCAGGATGACCGGCGGCCCCCTCCCCTGTTTCCCGCTGGCGCCTGAGACACCGCTGGGTCAGGCCGGCGCTAGGCCATTCCGATGAGCCACCAAACCAGGAAGAAGTTGACCAGGGTGACGGCGGCCTCGACGCCGCAGCCGACGATGAATGGTTTGATGCCGGCCTTCATGTCGGCGAACCGCATCGACAACCCGACCCCGGCAAAGGTCATCGAGAACAGCCACTTGGACAGACCGGTCAGGGCCTTGACCTGAGCTGGGGCGAAGAAGCCGAAGGTGGCCAGGGCGGACACGGCCAGGAAGCCGAGGACGAACTTGGGGAAGCGGTCCCACAGGAACTTGCCCTTGTTTTTGACCTGGGCGGTCATGCCGCGCTGCGCGTACCAGACGGCCATGGCCAGGATGACCAGGCCCATCAGGGTGTTCCGGGCAAGCTTGACGACGGTGGCCACCTTGCCGGCCGCTTCGGAGAAGGCCATCCCGGTGGCGACGGTCTCGGCCGTGTTGTCGACGCTGACGCCGGCCCAGAAACCGAAGAACTTATCGCTCAGCCCGAGGGTCTGGCCGAGGAGCGGCAGCAAGAAGACCATGACGGCGCCAAAGAGGAGGATGGTGGCGACGGCATAGCCCTGGTCGTCCTCATCGGCGTCGATGGCCCCGGAGGCGCCGATGATCGCCGACACGCCGCAGATGCCCACGCCGACCCCGATCAGGCTGCCCAGCTTCTCCTTGAGCTTGAACGCCTTGGCCAGGTAGTGGGCGACGACGATGGAGACGAGGATCTCGACGACGACCAGGATGACCCCCGGGCCGCCGATTTTGGCCACATTCTGCAGGGCCAGCCCGACGCCCATGAAGACGATGCCCGTCTTCAGCCAGAGCTCGTAGGTCTTGACCCCGGGGACGAAGATCTTGGGCAGGCCGGTCGTGTTGGAGATGAGCATCCCCAGGGCGATGGCGAAGAGAACGTATTCAGTATGCGGGACGTACCTGGCGATGACCTTCCCGGCATAACCGAGGGCGAGGAGCAGCGCCAAACCGGGCACATAGGCGAGCCCGCGGGTGACGATGCCGGACCCCCTGGCGGGGACCGCCGCATTCGGCGAGCTTGGAGTCACTGACACTTAGTTCCCCTCCATAGACTTGATGGTTTTGAGGTGGTCCGCGTCACCACGGGATCTTAGTAATGGCCCCGGCCTTCACCAGGCAGATGACGATCCCGGCGAGGATGACCGCCACCCAGTCGATGTGGATGTAGACGCCGAAGATCTTCATCCTCTCCCCTCCTTCCTGGGAAGACATGTCTTGAAGGTGTCCCCGCGCAGCCCCACCCGCAGGGACTCGAGGGCAATGACCTCATTGGTCTGGATGTTGCCCAGGTTGACGTCTGGGCCAAAGCGCAGGAGCAAGGCCTCTTGCTGGTTCTTCAGAGGGGCTTCCCAGAGGATGTCCCGGGGGT containing:
- a CDS encoding YetF domain-containing protein, translating into MLAEIGMHILKSVILYAIVLAVFRLMGKRSMGHMAPFDWAVLIMIGEAAALPMDQEGFKIEQGVVPILTLTALQLIVAEVNMHWRGFERITQGVAKPLIKQGRLVKDNLSFERITEADLQIALREKGITNLNEVEEANLEPTGKVSVIKVKDKRALTQSDMAQVTAARLDAILEENLRRLQGRAEQTLAEISRRKSGGG
- a CDS encoding ABC transporter permease yields the protein MTRLGRLRQKVAENWRPFWRRIRKHKLAVAGGAFFLFLIFLAVFAPLVAPHSPYSADFEHAFEGPTLAHPLGTDEIGRDVLSRIIFGTRLSLAVGVISVALALVIGVFLGAVAGFFGGWVDNVIMRAMDVLLAFPAILLAIAIMVLLGPGLEKAMVAIGIVSIPGYARIVRGSVMSIKENEYIEASRAIGLANWGIIWKHVLPNILAPIIVRSTLGVSEAILDAAALGFLGLGAQAPKAEWGAMLSRGKNYLYTSPHLVYFPGVMITITVLSLNLFGDGLRDALDPRLKV
- a CDS encoding glycerol-3-phosphate acyltransferase: MVGAAFSGYLFGSMPTAYFLGRWLKGIDIRRVGARNMGSLNAFRVLGPFWGAVTFLVDAGKGVLAVAFARWSNWSEAAIMLAGIMAVVGHNWPFFLGFKGGKGAATSLGVVAATQPPELTIVLAVVIACYALTRNVSFGLGLAFVALPFLNIYLSKSPELVTLSWALLALMAMRLGTSTREVYEAAQGSLRRFIHYTIFGVPEELRQ
- a CDS encoding 4Fe-4S binding protein, which codes for MGSGVYEALAQALDRLPNGFPRTGSGVEIEILKEIFTPEEADLAARLSELAETPQEVAARLTLDPEEVGGRLRSMAERGLIWAGRFGGRRGFRLAPFIVGFYEAQRETMSHRLAHLVEEYADSPEGMRTLMTVTPALHRVMPAHGAVKSEWVLPYDDVKGLLLEAKSFRLIDCICRHQQDLLGRRKCAFPVRACMVFYFTERPPGPDSVSREEALATLDMTEKVGLVHTVSNVVKGLYYICNCCGCCCAILRGVTQHGIKQSVACANYFATVDPGLCSGCADCQGRCQVGAIAVAGDSAVVDRSKCIGCGLCVTGCPTGAAELKLKPEDEIITPPEDFAAWEILRRANRGRQKTGQV
- a CDS encoding putative sulfate exporter family transporter, coding for MSVTPSSPNAAVPARGSGIVTRGLAYVPGLALLLALGYAGKVIARYVPHTEYVLFAIALGMLISNTTGLPKIFVPGVKTYELWLKTGIVFMGVGLALQNVAKIGGPGVILVVVEILVSIVVAHYLAKAFKLKEKLGSLIGVGVGICGVSAIIGASGAIDADEDDQGYAVATILLFGAVMVFLLPLLGQTLGLSDKFFGFWAGVSVDNTAETVATGMAFSEAAGKVATVVKLARNTLMGLVILAMAVWYAQRGMTAQVKNKGKFLWDRFPKFVLGFLAVSALATFGFFAPAQVKALTGLSKWLFSMTFAGVGLSMRFADMKAGIKPFIVGCGVEAAVTLVNFFLVWWLIGMA
- a CDS encoding small, acid-soluble spore protein, alpha/beta type translates to MAQGQSDKQVMSDRLKMELARELGVAAIVEREGWGAVPAKDCGRLVKLAVERAERLLQGSGR
- the mdh gene encoding malate dehydrogenase, whose product is MNRKKVTIIGAGNVGATVAQLCAAKNVADTVLLDVVEGIPQGKALDMQEAAPVVGFDVAISGTNDYGDTANSDMIVITAGSARKPGMTREQLAQNNARVLLHVLDAALPLSPEAFLLIVTNPVDTMSYLTYKHTGLPKSRIMGLGGLLDSCRFQTFIAMELKVAVQDVSALVIGGHGDDMVPLLDSCSVGGVPAERLLGRETLLRLAERTRKGGEEIVSRLKSGSAYYAPGASIARMVESVILDQHRIFSVSTYLDGEFGQRDIFMSVPCVIGGGGVERILDVGLEPDEKTGLQRSSDAIRKVIRSIG
- a CDS encoding ABC transporter permease, whose product is MARRLLMVIPVMLGVSIVVFIVLTMTGDPTLVILGQHATPEQQAALRQSLGLNDPIYVQYGRFLWQAVHGDLGRSWLTETPVVEEVLARFPHTVELTLLAMVISTIVGVVVGIISAVRQYSWFDHLSMIGALIGVSTPIFWLGLIFISIFSMKLGWLPVAGRIDLTLGFEPKSGFYVFEAIRSGQWAILKDLLKHIILPAVALAAYSMGLVARMTRSSLLETIRQDYVRTARAKGLAERVVVLKHALKNALIPVITVVGLQFGYLLSGAVLTETIFSWPGVGSLAVNAVQNADMPLVEGCVLLVSLVFVLVNLVVDVTYAFADPRIRYS